The Chryseobacterium phocaeense genome includes the window AGCCAAATACTTAAACCAACTGGCAGTACAGGCTGAAATGATCGATGCTCAAAACCAGAAGCTTCAGTCGGAGCTGGATTTTGCCAATGCGGAAATCACTGTGCTGTATCAATACTATAATCTGCTGAAAGCTGCAGGAACGCTTTAATTTAAAACTGAAAATCAAGACAATGGAAAACAAGGAGACAACTCAAAATACCCAGGCCGCTCCGGTACAGTCAGGAGCAGCTGCTAAAAAGAAACAGAATAAAAAGAACAAAATCAGAGCGATAATCTCTAATATAGTAGTATTTCTGGTTATTGGATTCGGACTTTACTGGCTGGTCCGTGAATATTTCCACATCGGGGATAAAACCTACACGGAAGCAGCCCAGGTTGAGGAGTTTATCAACCCGATCAATACAAGGGTTTCCGCCTATATCAAAGACATTAAATTCATCGAACACCAGAAGGTTAAAAAAGGAGATACCCTTGTTATTCTGGATAAAAATGAATTATTAACCCAATTGGGACAGGCGGAAGCTGCGTATCAGAATGCGCTGGCGCAGAGATCGGCAACAAGTTCATCCGTCAATACCGTTTCCAACAATGTAAGTGTAATGGAATCCAATATTGCAGGTGCAAAAGCTAGATTATGGAATGCCGAACAGAATTTAAACCGCTATAAAAACCTTTTGGCCGCAGAAGCCGTTACCAGACAGCAGTATGATCAGATCAAAACTGAATATGATGCGCAGAAAGCAGCCTATGAAACGCTGGTCAATCAGAAGCAGTCTGCTAATTTATCCACGACTGAGGTCAGAAGTAAGTTAGGAATCAATGATGCCGAGATCAAAAGGACAAAATCCGCATTGGATATGGCGAAAATCAATCTTTCCTACACGGTGATTACAGCGCCTTATGACGGTATCATGGGCCGCAGAACAATCTCTGAAGGACAGCTGATCCAACCCGGACAGCAGGTAGCTACCATCGTTCTTAACGGACAGAAATGGGTAACCGCCAATTTCCTGGAAAGCCAGATGCCGAATATCAGAATCGGGGAGAAAATGATGATGACCGCAGATGCCCTGGGAGGTAAACAATTTGAAGGGACGGTGACTGCTATTTCTGCAGCTACAGGCTCACGATACTCAAATGTTCCTACCGATAACTCCACAGGAAATTTTATCAAAGTACAGCAAAGGATTCCCGTACGGATAGAATTCAGTACCGCCAATAAAAAAGAGGACCTGGACAAACTGAGTGCAGGAATGAATATGAATGTGAATATTAATTTAAATTGAAAGATTTAAGAATTTAAACATTGAAAGATTTTAAGAAGGAAGATGGAAGATGGAAGATGGGAGTTAATGCAGGTGAAAAATAGCTTCCGGCCCCTCTCTGTAATTTCTAATTTTTCAAAAGGAATTTATTTGGAATGCAGAAGTATAATGACAAAGATAACTTCCATCTCCCATCCCCACGCTTCCATCCTCTAATTTCTAACCTCTAATATCTAACTTCTAAACCCATGTACAACAAAGGACTATACAATAACTGGGTGCCTAAACCCATACAGCTGCTGCTCATCGCACTGTTACTGGCAGTGGTGATGCCTCTTGGTGGCGTATACACCGGAAACATCAGCTATCTGGTGAGCGGGACCGGGGCAATGACAGAATACTTTATGTGGGCAAATTATGCCACCACCATAGGAATGGGCGCCTGTATGCCGGTTGTCCTCAGAATGAAGATGAGATTCAAGGTGAGGGATAAAATGACAATCCTTCTGGTATTACTGGGGCTTCTGAGCTACATCAACGGAACAACAATGCAGCCGATGATATTTGTAGGTACAGCACTGTTGATCGGCTTTTTGAAGATGATGGTCACTATAGAATTGTTTCTTCCGCTTATGACGATGATCGGGAACAGGGGGATGTTTTACGGACTGTTTTACACTTTTGTTCTGGTAATGAACCAGGTGGCGGCCTATTATGCAGTGGTGGTATCCATCCATTATAACT containing:
- a CDS encoding HlyD family secretion protein encodes the protein MENKETTQNTQAAPVQSGAAAKKKQNKKNKIRAIISNIVVFLVIGFGLYWLVREYFHIGDKTYTEAAQVEEFINPINTRVSAYIKDIKFIEHQKVKKGDTLVILDKNELLTQLGQAEAAYQNALAQRSATSSSVNTVSNNVSVMESNIAGAKARLWNAEQNLNRYKNLLAAEAVTRQQYDQIKTEYDAQKAAYETLVNQKQSANLSTTEVRSKLGINDAEIKRTKSALDMAKINLSYTVITAPYDGIMGRRTISEGQLIQPGQQVATIVLNGQKWVTANFLESQMPNIRIGEKMMMTADALGGKQFEGTVTAISAATGSRYSNVPTDNSTGNFIKVQQRIPVRIEFSTANKKEDLDKLSAGMNMNVNINLN